Below is a window of Myroides profundi DNA.
TAACACTTGGTGTTGCATTTGGTTTATTAGTTGGAAAAGTGTTAGGAGTATCTGGACTAACAGCGTTATTAATCAAACTTAAAGTGGTAGCCATGCCTAAGGGAATGACTTATCTTAACCTATTAGGATTAGGATTCTTAGCAGCTATTGGATTCACGATGTCGTTATTCGTTACTGAGTTAGCATTTGATATTAATATACATCCAGAGTTCCCAGATCAAGCAAAATTAGGTATTCTAATTGCTTCAGGTCTTGGAGGTATCATAGGATATGTATTGCTATTTATGTGTGGTAAGAAAACGGGAGTTCAAGAAGAAGTCTAGTGATGATACTATAAAAATATAAGGCTCTGTAAATTAATTTTTACAGAGCTTTTTTATTAATTAAAATGTAGTAGATGGTACTTAACAAATACTATATTTGCAACTTAATTCAAAAACAGATATACAGAGTTACATGATTACAGTTAACGATATTTCAGTTCAGTTTGGTGGTACTACTTTATTTAGTGGTGTCAATTTTTCAATTAATGAAAACGACAAGATTGCTCTTATGGGAAAAAATGGAGCAGGAAAATCTACTTTATTAAAGATAGTAGCAGGTGTGAATAAACCTTCAACTGGGAATATATCAGCACCTAGAGAAGCTGTTATAGCCTATCTTCCACAGCACTTATTGACAGAAGATAACTGTACTGTAATGGAAGAAGCTTCTAAGGCGTATGCGAGTATATTCTCTATGAAAAAAGAAATCGATGAGCTTAATGAAGAGTTGACTGTTCGTACAGACTATGAGAGTGATGCTTATATGAAGTTGATCGAGCGTGTATCTGAGTTAAGTGAGAAGTTCTACTCTATTGAAGAAGTGAACTATGAAGCAGAGGTAGAAAAGATATTAAAAGGATTAGGTTTTACGAGAGAGGATTTTACAAGACCTACTTCTGAGTTTAGTGGAGGATGGAGAATGCGTATCGAGTTAGCAAAAATCTTGTTACAAAAACCAGATTTGATTTTACTAGATGAGCCTACGAACCACATGGATATTGAGAGTATTCAGTGGTTAGAAGATTTCTTAATCAATCAAGCTAAAGCGGTAATGGTTATTTCTCACGACCGTGCTTTCGTAGATAATATTACCAATCGTACAATCGAAGTAACGATGGGTAAAATCTATGATTATAAAGCGAAGTATTCTGACTATTTAGTATTGCGTCAAGATAGACGTGCTCATCAGCTAAAAGCGTATGAGGAGCAACAAAAGATGATTGCAGAAACTACAGAATTTATTGAGCGCTTTAAAGGGACGTATTCTAAGACATTACAGGTGCAGTCTCGTGTGAAGATGCTAGAGAAACTAGAAATCATAGAGGTAGATGAAGTAGATAACTCTGCTCTTAGACTGAAGTTTCCTCCTGCAGCACGTTCTGGTCAATATCCAGTAGTAGTGAACGAATTATCTAAATCGTATGGAGATCATGTTGTATTTAAAAATGCGAGTATAGTAGTAGAGCGTGGACAGAAAGTATCTTTCGTAGGAAAGAACGGGGAAGGTAAGTCTACTATGATCAAAGCTATTATGAAAGAAATAGAGTTCGAAGGAAGCTTAGAGATAGGACATAATGTACAGATCGGTTACTTCGCACAGAACCAGGCTTCTTTATTAGATGAGGATTTGACTATCTTCGAGACAGTAGATAGAATAGCAGAAGGAGATATCAGAACACAGATCAAAAATATCTTAGGAGCATTTATGTTCTCAGGTGATGATATTCATAAGAAAGTAAAAGTATTATCTGGAGGAGAGAAGACACGTCTAGCAATGGTAAAACTATTATTAGAACCTTATAACGTATTGATTCTGGATGAGCCTACTAACCACTTAGATATGAAGACTAAGGATATCATTAAGGCTGCTTTAAAAGAGTTCGAAGGGACTGTGATCCTAGTATCACACGACCGTGACTTTTTAGATGGTCTTGCAGAGAAGGTATTTGAGTTTGGAAATAAGAGAGTATTAGAACATTTTGAAGATATCAAAGGA
It encodes the following:
- a CDS encoding ABC-F family ATP-binding cassette domain-containing protein — protein: MITVNDISVQFGGTTLFSGVNFSINENDKIALMGKNGAGKSTLLKIVAGVNKPSTGNISAPREAVIAYLPQHLLTEDNCTVMEEASKAYASIFSMKKEIDELNEELTVRTDYESDAYMKLIERVSELSEKFYSIEEVNYEAEVEKILKGLGFTREDFTRPTSEFSGGWRMRIELAKILLQKPDLILLDEPTNHMDIESIQWLEDFLINQAKAVMVISHDRAFVDNITNRTIEVTMGKIYDYKAKYSDYLVLRQDRRAHQLKAYEEQQKMIAETTEFIERFKGTYSKTLQVQSRVKMLEKLEIIEVDEVDNSALRLKFPPAARSGQYPVVVNELSKSYGDHVVFKNASIVVERGQKVSFVGKNGEGKSTMIKAIMKEIEFEGSLEIGHNVQIGYFAQNQASLLDEDLTIFETVDRIAEGDIRTQIKNILGAFMFSGDDIHKKVKVLSGGEKTRLAMVKLLLEPYNVLILDEPTNHLDMKTKDIIKAALKEFEGTVILVSHDRDFLDGLAEKVFEFGNKRVLEHFEDIKGFLEMKKMENLREIEK